A window of the Pyrodictium abyssi genome harbors these coding sequences:
- the nrfD gene encoding NrfD/PsrC family molybdoenzyme membrane anchor subunit yields the protein MNIKLNLVVAIAMIVVGAILLIPALDRYCPSCVAERSIYPFTAMMTAYITYAGFAAGLVLVASLCKLMGWLDDKWASHTLWAALGLLVAAWITVLLDLGRPDHAVWLLLNWQPGSRVAWMPVFYTVLTLLLLVLLLGHIRGGNTRSNMVLLAAAVVAAALLELNLGSVFGFAVGVPAWHGLYPAFSFLVAGVAGGAAAAALLAPLGARLHGSGGTPPVRPLAGLAVGAALLYLVMEYWRLLQAGYDPGLRAFFKAAGTSLWLELGLVAAAVALLSFAYVKRSYHGLAVASVILLAGLVAAKHSFIIHGQEARLEPSLVAPVNPYEALYGDTAYHVSGTDAAAIAAAILLGLGVFALGELLLALEPGEKPARLLLFRSISGKS from the coding sequence GTGAACATCAAACTAAACCTAGTGGTAGCCATAGCCATGATTGTGGTTGGCGCTATTCTGCTCATACCTGCCCTGGACCGCTACTGCCCTAGCTGCGTCGCCGAGCGCAGCATATACCCGTTCACAGCTATGATGACCGCCTACATCACCTACGCGGGATTCGCTGCAGGTCTCGTGCTAGTCGCCTCGCTCTGCAAGCTCATGGGCTGGCTCGACGACAAGTGGGCGAGCCACACACTCTGGGCAGCGCTCGGCCTACTAGTAGCAGCGTGGATAACAGTGCTCCTCGACCTCGGCCGCCCCGACCACGCAGTCTGGCTTCTGCTAAACTGGCAGCCCGGCAGCAGAGTGGCATGGATGCCAGTCTTCTACACCGTGCTAACATTGCTACTGCTAGTACTCCTCCTCGGCCACATAAGAGGAGGCAACACCCGCTCTAACATGGTGCTACTAGCCGCTGCTGTCGTCGCTGCTGCGCTGCTAGAGCTTAACCTGGGCAGTGTCTTCGGCTTCGCTGTAGGCGTCCCAGCCTGGCATGGGCTTTATCCTGCATTCTCGTTCCTTGTAGCCGGTGTTGCTGGTGGTGCAGCGGCTGCAGCCCTCCTAGCTCCTCTGGGTGCAAGGCTCCACGGTTCTGGCGGTACACCGCCGGTACGCCCTCTTGCCGGCCTAGCTGTTGGCGCCGCGCTGCTCTACCTGGTGATGGAGTACTGGAGGCTACTACAGGCCGGCTATGACCCGGGTCTACGCGCCTTCTTCAAGGCTGCTGGCACGAGCCTCTGGCTGGAGCTAGGCCTCGTAGCGGCTGCGGTTGCCCTACTGTCGTTCGCCTATGTAAAGCGGAGCTATCATGGTCTAGCCGTAGCCTCTGTGATCCTCCTGGCCGGCCTAGTGGCCGCAAAGCATAGCTTCATTATACACGGCCAGGAGGCTAGGCTAGAGCCCTCACTGGTAGCCCCCGTGAACCCGTACGAGGCCCTCTACGGGGATACAGCATACCACGTATCTGGCACCGATGCAGCCGCTATCGCCGCGGCTATTCTCCTAGGGCTAGGCGTCTTCGCCCTAGGCGAGCTCCTCCTAGCGCTCGAGCCGGGCGAGAAGCCCGCAAGGCTACTCCTCTTCCGCAGCATCAGTGGTAAAAGCTAG
- a CDS encoding molybdopterin-containing oxidoreductase family protein, whose product MVDVSRREFLKAVGAAGVAAAIGSSAGLSVDRSRAGSLQLAAEPVDGELVPNVCRMCTAGCSILVRVRDGKPERIMGNPRAEILNASAVCARGNMGIMRVLNPDRPRKPLVRTSGTRGSWGFQEAGWGEAIARAAEALRRIREEGRPDKLIIILGEVGCATYHPHAVAFAKTFKTPNVISIPLSTCIMPKGVAWGVTGLAGKHTEVVPDYARTRYFLSFGRNLGGAVAVGQTRKAGRSVRRYKLVVLDPRLSEWAAKADEWIQIRPGTDLAFLLAMINVVIEERLYDGDYLARYTNAPMVISGDGYAPAKTRKIKKSIAGKEVELVDFLVYDMASKSFRWASEAKAPALELPEEARELEGRKVRTVFEALAEHVKEYTPEWAAEITGVPAETIRRIAREFAATKPAAVETGWNTNKYWNGFQLYRAAAVLAALTGNLLVPGGVVLSTAGIKSVLGRAKPPIAPDVSIVKKAEVSTEIVLSDGTRVKGPLLPLGHGYLGLAEALKKEKGWVILVVGANPAKTFMGGVFKEIARLPTVEAVIDIGYSVDDTVLYSDVFIPECAYTERSYNIHGFPFTTAKALRAAFKAHDPPPGVECKGMLEILLDLLAAVDEKLVEKYAEVLAEELGVPKCAGAFAEAARRYLASRRHDSFTAAVLEAQARCMGVDLEKLKREGVILIKPEEWGLEMNRRILENGWLNTPTGKVEILPLKILGLMKKRKFPLKPEWHPLPTWVPPRWLSKQLADDEFTVVTGKVPTMSYTSTYNNPLLATKLTPPEHKRIWIHPSRAAGLGIRDGDIVEVCGESGKCFKARVWVTEAVHPDAVYIPPHYGPEPGLEPRFYEAEVPPLAELTRDIVEPVTGAHLMSDFRVKIRKA is encoded by the coding sequence ATGGTCGATGTATCTAGGCGTGAATTCCTCAAGGCAGTAGGCGCTGCGGGCGTAGCCGCAGCCATAGGCAGCTCCGCTGGGCTGAGCGTGGACAGGAGCAGGGCTGGGAGCCTCCAGCTAGCAGCTGAGCCCGTAGACGGGGAGCTAGTCCCCAACGTCTGCAGGATGTGTACAGCTGGCTGCAGTATACTGGTGCGCGTGAGAGACGGGAAGCCCGAGAGGATAATGGGCAACCCGCGCGCCGAGATACTCAACGCTTCTGCTGTCTGCGCCCGCGGGAACATGGGTATAATGCGTGTGCTTAACCCGGATCGGCCGCGGAAGCCGCTGGTCAGGACGAGCGGCACCCGGGGCTCCTGGGGCTTCCAGGAAGCCGGCTGGGGCGAGGCAATAGCTAGGGCTGCTGAGGCGCTGAGGAGGATACGCGAGGAGGGCAGGCCCGACAAGCTCATAATAATCCTGGGCGAGGTCGGCTGCGCCACCTACCACCCGCACGCGGTAGCATTTGCTAAGACGTTTAAGACCCCGAACGTGATCAGCATACCGCTATCGACGTGTATAATGCCCAAAGGGGTAGCGTGGGGCGTCACAGGCCTGGCTGGCAAGCATACCGAGGTGGTGCCGGACTACGCTAGGACCAGGTACTTTCTATCATTCGGCCGCAACCTAGGCGGAGCCGTAGCCGTGGGGCAGACGAGGAAGGCTGGCCGCAGCGTTAGGCGCTACAAGCTGGTGGTCCTCGACCCGAGGCTCAGCGAGTGGGCGGCGAAGGCCGATGAGTGGATCCAGATAAGGCCCGGCACGGATCTCGCGTTCCTCCTAGCTATGATAAACGTGGTGATAGAGGAGCGGCTCTACGACGGGGACTACCTGGCCCGCTACACCAACGCACCCATGGTGATAAGCGGCGACGGCTACGCGCCCGCGAAGACAAGGAAGATAAAGAAGAGCATCGCCGGCAAGGAGGTCGAGCTCGTAGACTTCCTGGTCTACGACATGGCTTCGAAGAGCTTCCGCTGGGCGAGCGAGGCCAAGGCCCCGGCCCTAGAGCTGCCCGAGGAGGCCAGGGAGCTAGAGGGCAGGAAGGTACGCACAGTGTTCGAGGCGCTGGCGGAGCACGTGAAGGAGTACACACCGGAGTGGGCTGCGGAGATAACCGGGGTCCCGGCGGAGACCATCCGGAGGATAGCCAGAGAGTTCGCGGCCACCAAGCCGGCCGCGGTCGAGACCGGGTGGAATACCAACAAGTACTGGAACGGGTTCCAGCTCTACCGCGCTGCTGCCGTGCTCGCAGCGCTAACCGGGAACCTGCTCGTACCCGGCGGCGTGGTGCTCTCAACGGCCGGTATAAAGAGCGTGCTGGGCAGAGCCAAGCCGCCGATAGCGCCGGACGTCTCCATCGTGAAGAAGGCCGAGGTCTCTACGGAGATAGTGCTGAGCGATGGGACCCGGGTGAAGGGCCCGCTACTGCCGCTCGGCCACGGCTACCTGGGCCTAGCAGAGGCGCTGAAGAAGGAGAAGGGCTGGGTGATACTGGTAGTCGGCGCGAACCCGGCGAAGACGTTCATGGGAGGCGTGTTCAAGGAGATAGCCAGGCTGCCCACGGTAGAGGCTGTCATAGACATAGGCTACAGCGTGGACGATACGGTGCTCTACAGCGACGTGTTCATACCCGAGTGCGCCTACACCGAGAGGAGCTACAATATACACGGCTTCCCGTTCACCACGGCTAAGGCGCTCCGCGCCGCGTTCAAGGCGCACGACCCGCCGCCAGGCGTAGAGTGCAAGGGCATGCTCGAGATACTCCTCGACCTCCTAGCCGCTGTCGACGAGAAGCTAGTGGAGAAGTACGCCGAGGTGCTCGCGGAGGAGCTAGGAGTGCCCAAGTGCGCCGGCGCGTTCGCCGAGGCCGCCCGCCGCTACCTGGCGAGCCGTAGGCACGACTCCTTCACGGCAGCGGTGCTGGAGGCCCAGGCCCGGTGCATGGGCGTAGACCTGGAGAAGCTGAAGAGAGAAGGAGTGATACTGATTAAGCCGGAGGAGTGGGGCCTCGAGATGAACCGCAGGATACTCGAGAACGGGTGGCTCAACACCCCCACCGGCAAGGTAGAGATACTGCCGCTCAAGATACTGGGCCTCATGAAGAAGCGCAAGTTCCCCCTGAAGCCCGAATGGCACCCACTACCCACATGGGTGCCGCCACGCTGGCTCAGCAAGCAGCTCGCCGACGACGAGTTCACAGTGGTGACGGGCAAGGTGCCGACGATGAGCTACACCTCTACCTACAACAACCCGCTGCTAGCAACTAAGCTGACGCCGCCGGAGCACAAGAGGATATGGATACACCCGTCCAGGGCCGCGGGGCTCGGTATACGCGACGGCGACATCGTTGAGGTCTGCGGCGAAAGCGGCAAGTGCTTCAAAGCCAGGGTATGGGTCACAGAGGCTGTCCACCCGGACGCCGTCTACATCCCGCCGCACTATGGGCCAGAGCCGGGCCTAGAGCCGAGGTTCTACGAGGCCGAGGTGCCGCCACTCGCGGAGCTGACCAGGGACATAGTAGAGCCCGTCACCGGCGCCCACCTCATGTCCGATTTCCGCGTAAAGATTAGGAAGGCGTAA
- a CDS encoding 4Fe-4S dicluster domain-containing protein codes for MTRYAMVIDLGKCVGCSACVAACIAENLNSPTYYQPPPLAKLLGLVEEARREEARTLIHELLWTRTSVHRVYGGGSMTVYHLICQHCDNAPCVTVCPTGASFQRRDGIVLVNPGKCILCGYCIAACPYGARHVNPFTRTVDKCTFCVHRLEQGKQPACVETCPTGARILGDLEDPRDPVARLVASGQARPGSPGAVLGPTVPRVYTVPPQKKS; via the coding sequence ATGACCCGGTACGCGATGGTAATAGACCTGGGGAAGTGCGTCGGCTGCTCAGCATGCGTGGCTGCATGCATAGCTGAGAACCTCAACAGCCCCACGTACTACCAGCCGCCGCCGCTGGCGAAGCTGCTAGGCCTGGTGGAGGAGGCCCGGCGGGAGGAGGCTAGGACGCTGATACACGAGCTGCTCTGGACGCGCACAAGCGTGCACCGCGTCTACGGCGGCGGCAGCATGACGGTGTACCACCTCATCTGCCAGCACTGCGACAACGCGCCATGCGTCACAGTATGCCCCACGGGGGCCAGCTTCCAGCGCCGCGACGGGATAGTGCTGGTGAACCCCGGCAAGTGCATACTCTGCGGCTACTGTATAGCAGCCTGCCCCTACGGCGCGCGCCACGTGAACCCCTTCACCCGGACCGTCGACAAGTGTACGTTCTGCGTACACAGGCTAGAGCAGGGCAAACAGCCGGCATGCGTAGAGACCTGCCCTACCGGGGCCAGGATACTAGGCGACCTAGAGGACCCCCGAGACCCCGTAGCGAGGCTCGTAGCGAGCGGCCAAGCCCGGCCAGGCTCCCCTGGAGCAGTCCTAGGCCCCACAGTGCCCCGGGTCTACACCGTGCCGCCCCAGAAGAAGAGCTAG
- a CDS encoding methyltransferase domain-containing protein has translation MASVRLAGLVERGSVAVLDVTAGSGIAGAAFAAALARLGARVRLTATDLRRDVLEKVHGWLRLAGVEDRVEAETVVADAARLPEKLGCCFDLAVIWGSSLPHFSPWRLLLALASLRELQPRHGVLLVEQRDLLPRLLFNNLYARINVEYAKEDGRGVVGVHAGYDPA, from the coding sequence ATGGCGTCTGTGAGGCTAGCAGGCCTCGTGGAGCGGGGCAGCGTAGCTGTGCTCGACGTCACTGCTGGCAGCGGTATCGCGGGCGCAGCCTTCGCAGCCGCCCTAGCGCGGCTAGGCGCCAGGGTGAGGCTCACAGCCACGGACCTGCGCAGAGACGTGCTCGAGAAGGTTCATGGGTGGCTACGTCTAGCGGGCGTAGAGGACCGCGTCGAAGCCGAGACGGTGGTAGCTGATGCTGCCCGGCTCCCCGAGAAGCTGGGCTGCTGCTTCGACCTGGCAGTCATCTGGGGGAGCTCGCTCCCGCACTTCTCGCCCTGGCGGCTCCTGCTAGCACTGGCGAGCCTGAGGGAGCTACAGCCGCGCCACGGCGTGCTGCTTGTCGAACAGCGCGACCTCCTGCCAAGGCTGCTCTTCAACAACCTCTACGCGAGGATCAATGTCGAGTATGCAAAGGAGGACGGCCGTGGTGTAGTGGGAGTGCACGCAGGGTATGATCCAGCTTAG
- a CDS encoding PD-(D/E)XK nuclease family protein: MAGVAGDRRALKEALLDLLEEDREFRHAVMGLLGYRELLERFARLEERQQVLEERQQRLEERFARLEERFARLEERFAELEERMLRLEERIAKLEERQQLLEERFVKLEERFAELEERFARLEERFARLEEEFLELRKAQQRLEERQQRLEERVLRVEERLEQLSRAVQELTAKIMALGHRYGAATEEAFRGAVKYLVEDLLRGYRAVRWTAYDREGLVFGHPSVVEVDVLVKDDVHVLVEYKSLADRADVAELYRIGRLYEKETGVRPRLLLVAPGYRRRARELAEQLGVEIRGEQVD; the protein is encoded by the coding sequence GTGGCGGGTGTAGCGGGGGACCGGAGGGCTCTCAAGGAGGCGCTGCTAGACCTCCTCGAGGAGGACCGGGAGTTCCGCCACGCTGTGATGGGGCTGCTGGGTTACCGGGAGCTGCTAGAGCGGTTCGCAAGGCTAGAAGAGCGGCAACAAGTGCTGGAGGAGAGACAGCAGAGGCTAGAGGAACGGTTTGCCAGGCTTGAGGAGCGCTTCGCCCGCCTCGAGGAAAGGTTCGCAGAGCTAGAGGAGAGGATGCTTAGGCTAGAAGAGCGCATAGCGAAGCTAGAGGAGCGCCAGCAGCTGCTAGAAGAGAGGTTCGTCAAGCTAGAGGAGAGGTTCGCGGAGCTGGAGGAGCGCTTTGCGAGACTGGAGGAGCGGTTCGCAAGGCTAGAGGAGGAGTTCCTGGAGCTACGGAAGGCACAGCAGCGGCTGGAGGAGAGGCAGCAAAGGCTCGAGGAGAGGGTGCTCCGTGTCGAGGAGCGTCTCGAGCAGCTGTCCCGCGCGGTACAGGAGCTCACGGCGAAGATAATGGCTCTAGGCCACCGCTACGGCGCGGCGACGGAGGAGGCCTTCCGCGGGGCCGTGAAGTACCTCGTAGAGGACCTGCTCCGGGGGTACCGGGCAGTGCGCTGGACCGCCTATGACCGGGAGGGCCTAGTGTTCGGCCACCCCTCGGTGGTAGAGGTAGACGTGCTGGTGAAGGACGACGTGCACGTCCTGGTCGAGTACAAGTCCCTAGCAGACCGCGCCGACGTGGCGGAGCTCTACAGGATAGGCAGGCTCTACGAGAAGGAGACCGGGGTCAGGCCGAGGCTACTCCTAGTCGCTCCCGGCTACCGTAGACGGGCCCGGGAGCTGGCCGAGCAGCTCGGCGTAGAGATACGGGGCGAGCAGGTAGACTAG
- a CDS encoding restriction endonuclease, whose product MAAPGASAVMLPVAAVAAALLEASEGCVNAEELAGRLFLRPGLVRAALERLAEAGGLELSGDRACIADRVELALAAVRLGVPETAVARGLDWRMFEEYAARALREAGFEARRGLRLHGRGGLELDVLGLDPAGGLAVAIDCKHWSPRVSTPSRLRAAAARHRARVERLAASWRRLGLPQGRWRIVPALLVLRESVPRLAEGVAVVPASRLRGFIEELPVLAEEPAIHVVRLEA is encoded by the coding sequence ATGGCCGCCCCCGGGGCCTCCGCTGTTATGCTGCCCGTAGCCGCTGTAGCGGCCGCGCTCCTCGAGGCCAGCGAGGGCTGCGTCAACGCCGAGGAGCTGGCTGGGAGGCTGTTCCTCCGCCCAGGGCTGGTACGGGCCGCGCTCGAGAGGCTCGCCGAGGCTGGGGGCCTAGAGCTCAGCGGCGACAGAGCGTGCATAGCCGACCGCGTGGAGCTCGCCCTCGCGGCTGTACGGCTCGGGGTCCCGGAGACAGCTGTGGCCCGGGGCCTCGACTGGAGGATGTTCGAGGAGTACGCGGCCCGGGCCCTCCGGGAGGCGGGGTTCGAGGCCCGCCGGGGGCTCCGGCTCCACGGCCGCGGCGGCCTAGAGCTAGACGTGCTGGGGCTCGACCCCGCCGGGGGCCTCGCGGTGGCCATCGACTGTAAGCACTGGAGTCCCAGGGTCTCTACGCCCTCCCGGCTTCGCGCAGCCGCGGCCCGGCACCGGGCCAGGGTGGAGAGGCTCGCAGCCAGCTGGCGGCGGCTAGGCCTCCCCCAGGGCAGGTGGAGGATAGTGCCTGCGCTCCTCGTGCTAAGGGAGAGCGTCCCCAGGCTAGCCGAGGGCGTAGCAGTGGTGCCCGCTTCGCGGCTCCGCGGCTTCATAGAGGAGCTGCCCGTGCTAGCCGAGGAGCCCGCCATACACGTAGTGAGGCTCGAAGCGTGA
- a CDS encoding PIN domain-containing protein yields MRRSRRPSRSSSTKPLLPDTNVLVYETVEDSPHHGEAVDIIDSAGEIILPSIVLHEYIWVMVRKLGVPPGFVAQKLQEYLGDPRARYPAEPPTVLYQALRLLEEHSASPREVNDYIVLSTAMYHDAVLATFDEKLGKLARRLGVETVP; encoded by the coding sequence TTGAGGAGATCGAGGAGGCCATCGAGGAGCTCCTCGACGAAGCCACTTCTCCCTGACACGAACGTACTTGTCTACGAGACAGTCGAGGATAGCCCTCACCACGGAGAAGCTGTGGACATAATAGACTCCGCTGGCGAGATTATACTCCCGTCTATAGTGCTCCACGAGTATATCTGGGTCATGGTGAGGAAGCTCGGAGTACCGCCGGGCTTCGTGGCACAGAAGCTCCAGGAGTACCTCGGAGACCCCCGGGCCAGGTACCCGGCAGAGCCCCCTACCGTGCTATACCAGGCTCTAAGACTGCTAGAGGAGCACAGTGCAAGCCCGCGCGAGGTCAACGACTACATAGTACTCTCCACAGCGATGTACCACGACGCGGTGCTCGCCACATTCGACGAGAAGCTGGGAAAGCTCGCGAGAAGGCTAGGAGTCGAGACAGTGCCGTGA
- a CDS encoding AbrB/MazE/SpoVT family DNA-binding domain-containing protein, translating to MGEVVKVTRNYQVTIPAAVRAKANIREGDLVEVLYDEDEGVIKIIPIRRKRLTIRLGRRITVEEIEEAIEELLDEATSP from the coding sequence TTGGGTGAAGTGGTTAAGGTTACACGGAACTACCAGGTGACCATACCAGCTGCCGTAAGGGCTAAGGCCAATATAAGGGAGGGTGACCTAGTTGAGGTGCTCTACGACGAAGATGAGGGTGTGATCAAGATCATCCCGATAAGGCGTAAGAGGCTCACGATAAGGCTCGGGAGGAGGATAACAGTTGAGGAGATCGAGGAGGCCATCGAGGAGCTCCTCGACGAAGCCACTTCTCCCTGA
- a CDS encoding molybdopterin-dependent oxidoreductase, with amino-acid sequence MAGTVASRDEARAGLESLLRLLGEVLGPGGLEPVDYGVEPLARRRFTVHSSRLRGGGEARLVEARGTALAAAAVLPAGTVARVDPGARERLERGEAIRLGEALEPPVYLPGPVLEPGDGRPAGQKAIPRFVTYAAEGLPGATPSTPAIRVYTPQGTYVVDQEALLEAAGWLVLDMHCVTGWSVEGKRWLAAPLREVLRRAGAPVPSGGWLLARSAGGYSSVAPLGEALEHGYIAVGLEGGPLSQDRGAPARLLLPRLYGWKHAKWLAEIHILTGYVDGYWEARGYHERGLVALEERFKIRNPELLEAAARQA; translated from the coding sequence GTGGCCGGCACGGTGGCCTCTAGGGACGAGGCCCGTGCTGGGCTAGAGAGCCTCCTCCGGCTCCTAGGCGAGGTGCTCGGCCCGGGCGGGCTCGAGCCCGTGGACTATGGCGTGGAGCCGCTCGCGCGCCGGAGGTTCACTGTGCATAGTAGCCGGCTGCGGGGCGGCGGCGAGGCCCGGCTCGTGGAGGCCCGGGGCACAGCGCTAGCGGCCGCAGCAGTGCTCCCCGCGGGCACGGTGGCCCGGGTGGACCCCGGCGCCAGGGAGAGGCTCGAGAGGGGCGAGGCCATTAGGCTGGGCGAGGCCCTAGAGCCGCCCGTCTACCTCCCCGGGCCCGTGCTCGAGCCCGGCGACGGCAGGCCGGCCGGCCAGAAGGCTATACCGCGCTTCGTCACCTACGCCGCCGAGGGGCTCCCCGGGGCCACGCCCAGCACCCCGGCTATACGGGTCTACACGCCCCAGGGCACGTACGTCGTGGACCAGGAGGCCCTCCTGGAGGCGGCTGGGTGGCTTGTGCTAGACATGCACTGCGTCACGGGCTGGAGCGTCGAGGGGAAGCGCTGGCTCGCTGCCCCGCTACGCGAGGTCCTCCGCCGCGCTGGCGCCCCGGTGCCCAGCGGGGGCTGGCTGCTGGCCCGCAGCGCCGGGGGCTACTCCTCCGTCGCTCCGCTCGGGGAGGCCCTCGAGCACGGCTACATAGCCGTGGGCCTGGAGGGCGGGCCGCTCAGCCAGGACCGCGGCGCGCCGGCGAGGCTGCTGCTCCCCAGGCTCTATGGCTGGAAGCACGCCAAGTGGCTCGCCGAGATACACATCCTCACAGGCTACGTCGACGGCTACTGGGAGGCAAGGGGCTACCACGAGCGCGGCCTCGTAGCCCTAGAGGAGCGGTTCAAGATCCGCAACCCAGAGCTCCTGGAGGCGGCCGCGCGGCAGGCGTGA
- a CDS encoding RNA-binding domain-containing protein produces the protein MRVEAEARPTEDVEKVKRAILNVFAPDRLWVEDLGRGYRLVVAESYSLRGLLRLHERLRRERILDAARGYMLRGIDRGVLVFRLNKQAAYVGRVSLVDMDAEAALGPITFIVEHRDPRAVVDWLAPPTRMGRPLYENPMPED, from the coding sequence GTGAGGGTTGAGGCGGAGGCGCGGCCCACCGAGGACGTGGAGAAGGTCAAGCGCGCTATACTCAATGTGTTTGCGCCGGACCGGCTCTGGGTCGAGGACCTGGGCCGCGGCTACCGGCTCGTGGTAGCCGAGTCGTATAGCCTGCGGGGGCTGCTGCGGCTCCACGAGAGGCTGCGCCGCGAGCGGATACTCGACGCTGCGCGGGGCTACATGCTCCGCGGGATAGACCGGGGCGTCCTGGTGTTCCGGCTGAACAAGCAGGCCGCCTACGTTGGCCGCGTAAGCCTCGTGGACATGGACGCTGAGGCGGCCCTGGGCCCGATAACCTTCATCGTGGAGCACCGGGACCCGAGGGCGGTCGTAGACTGGCTAGCGCCCCCGACCCGTATGGGCCGGCCGCTTTACGAGAACCCCATGCCCGAGGACTAG
- a CDS encoding antitoxin family protein, translating into MDAVGETVSRVIRARYEKGVLKPLEELGLEEGEEVEIVIRRRAYAKKLLGKYRVEGLPSDKHLLLDEVYGGEA; encoded by the coding sequence GTGGATGCCGTCGGGGAGACCGTGTCTAGGGTTATACGTGCCCGCTACGAGAAGGGCGTGCTGAAGCCCCTAGAAGAGCTGGGGCTCGAGGAAGGCGAGGAGGTTGAGATCGTTATAAGGAGGAGAGCCTACGCTAAGAAGCTCCTAGGCAAGTACAGGGTTGAGGGGCTCCCTTCGGACAAGCATCTACTGCTAGACGAGGTCTACGGCGGTGAAGCCTAG
- a CDS encoding P-loop NTPase, which yields MGSIDPRLAGARLMLSRVKAVVPVMSAKGGVGKTLVAVLTALHAARMGRRVGLLDLDVTSPSAHIALGVDPRRLQPEERDGVVPPEVAGVRFMTVAFYTWDKPTPLRGHAVDDAIREVLAVTNWGELDLLVVDTPPGLRDEALDTLEYLPGPRVLAVATPSRLARVGVERLLAILEEQGVDRYLVENMATGPGSLEELAERYKARYLGRIRYDPGVEDALGSPEKLLATEMARDTEQIARKLLEQLGL from the coding sequence ATGGGCTCCATCGACCCCCGGCTGGCCGGGGCCAGGCTGATGCTCTCCAGGGTGAAGGCGGTAGTCCCGGTTATGAGCGCTAAGGGCGGCGTCGGCAAGACCCTGGTAGCGGTGCTGACCGCGCTCCACGCGGCCCGGATGGGCCGCCGGGTAGGCCTCCTAGACCTCGACGTCACCAGCCCCTCCGCCCACATAGCCCTCGGCGTCGACCCGAGGAGGCTCCAGCCCGAGGAGAGGGACGGCGTAGTACCCCCAGAGGTGGCGGGCGTCAGGTTCATGACCGTAGCGTTCTACACCTGGGATAAGCCGACCCCGCTCCGCGGCCACGCCGTAGACGACGCGATCCGGGAGGTGCTAGCGGTCACCAACTGGGGCGAGCTAGACCTCCTCGTCGTGGACACCCCGCCGGGGCTCCGCGACGAGGCCCTCGACACACTCGAGTACCTCCCCGGGCCCAGAGTCCTAGCCGTCGCCACCCCCTCCCGGCTAGCCCGCGTAGGCGTTGAACGGCTACTAGCCATCCTAGAAGAGCAGGGCGTAGACCGCTACCTCGTAGAGAACATGGCCACAGGCCCAGGCAGCCTCGAGGAGCTCGCCGAGCGGTACAAGGCCCGCTACCTAGGCCGCATACGCTACGACCCAGGCGTAGAAGACGCCCTAGGCAGCCCCGAGAAGCTCCTAGCCACCGAGATGGCCAGGGACACAGAGCAGATAGCCAGGAAGCTCCTAGAGCAGCTAGGCCTCTAG
- the hypA gene encoding hydrogenase nickel incorporation protein HypA: MHEWALIRAIIAEVEEAVKRGYELEEIVVYLGELQNVDRGVVETYLGEALPQIAPGARVRYETEPARFRCRVCGREWGLDAVELDEATREAIHFVPEAVYSFVRCPFCGSRDYEITSGRGVRLALAVKRSEETAG; the protein is encoded by the coding sequence TTGCACGAGTGGGCCCTCATACGCGCCATTATAGCCGAGGTCGAGGAGGCCGTCAAGAGGGGCTACGAGCTGGAGGAGATAGTCGTCTACCTCGGCGAGCTCCAGAACGTCGACCGGGGGGTTGTCGAGACCTACCTGGGCGAGGCTCTGCCCCAGATCGCGCCCGGGGCCCGGGTGCGCTACGAGACAGAGCCCGCCCGGTTCCGCTGCCGCGTCTGCGGCCGCGAGTGGGGCCTAGACGCCGTGGAGCTCGACGAGGCCACGCGCGAGGCCATACACTTCGTCCCCGAGGCGGTCTACAGCTTCGTCCGCTGCCCGTTCTGCGGGAGCCGCGACTACGAGATAACCAGTGGCCGCGGCGTCCGCCTAGCCCTAGCCGTCAAGCGCTCGGAGGAGACCGCGGGGTGA